From the genome of Parasteatoda tepidariorum isolate YZ-2023 chromosome X1, CAS_Ptep_4.0, whole genome shotgun sequence, one region includes:
- the LOC107448530 gene encoding NEDD8-conjugating enzyme Ubc12: MIKLFSLKQQKKDGESLARPNTQKRASAAQLRITKDINELNLPKTCKMDFPEPDDLLNFKLIISPDEGFYRGGCFTFSFKVSHNYPHEPPKVKCETMVYHPNIDLEGNVCLNILREDWKPVLTINSIVYGLQYLFLEPNPDDPLNKDAAEVLRNNKRSFEQNVRKAMSGGYVGATYFERCLK, encoded by the exons atgatcaaactattttcattaaaacagcAGAAAAAAGATGGAGAGTCATTAGCGAGGCCAAATACACAAAAAAGGGCATCTGCTGCTCAATTAAGAATCACCaaag atatCAATGAACTGAACCTTCCAAAAACTTGCAAAATGGATTTTCCTGAGCCTGATGATCTTTTGAACTTCAAGCTTATCATATCTCCAGATGAA GGATTTTATCGTGGTGGATGCTTTACATTCAGCTTTAAAGTTAGTCACAACTACCCACATGAACCTCCAAAAGTGAAGTGTGAAACTATGGTTTATCATCCAAATATTGATTTAGAAGGAAATGTCTGTTTAAATATCTTAag gGAAGATTGGAAACCTGTCTTAACAATCAATTCTATAGTCTATGGATTGCAATACTTGTTTTTG GAGCCAAATCCAGATGATCCATTAAATAAAGATGCAGCTGAAGTCTTACGTAATAATAAAAGAAGCTTTGAGCAAAATGTGAGGAAAGCAATGTCAGGAGGGTATGTTGGTGCCACATATTTTGAACGTTGTTTAAAATAG